The Mycolicibacterium flavescens genomic interval GATGCCCGAGCAGTTGGGCCGGGTGTACCTCGGGCTCACCGACGAGGACGCCCCAGGCCCGGTCCCCGACGTGCCCGAACCCGCGCCCGAGGAGGTCTCGTTCCTGCTCGACACGGTGAACACCGCCCTGGATGTCGCGTTGAGCCCGTCCGACGTGATTGGCGCCTACGCGGGTCTGCGTCCGCTGATCGACACCGGCGCGGGCCGCACCGCCGACGTCTCACGCGAACACGCGGTCGTCGAATCACCCTCGGGCGTCATCAGCGTCATCGGCGGCAAGCTGACCGAGTACCGCTTCATGGCCGAGGATGTGCTGGACCGGGCGATCGAGTGGCGCGGGCTGACCGCGACCGACTGCCGCACCCGTAACCTGCCGCTTGTCGGGGCGCCGTCGAATCCGGTTGCCACGCTGCGCCACCCGACGGAGATGCCGGGTTCACTGGTGGCCCGGTTCGGCGCCGAGGCGCCGAATGTCATCGCCGCCGCCGCGTGCGAGCGGCCTACGGAAGCGGTCGCCGAGGGGATCGACGTCATCCGTGCGGAATTCGAGTACGCGGTGACCCATGAGGGCGCGCTGACCGTCGACGACATTGTCGACCGCCGCACCCGCATCGGCCTGGTCGAGGCCGACCGCGAACGGGTGCTGGCGGTAGGCGACGAGTTCTTGGTGTCAGCGCGCGAACGGTAGCCTCGCGCCTCTTTCGCCGAGGCCGACGAAATGGCCGATTCCGCGCGCGCATTCCCGCCCAAACGTCGGTTTCGACGCTGAAGGTTGCGGCGCCGCTGGAGGTTACAGCGGGATGTTCTTGTGCCGGCCGCGGCGTGCCGGCGCCTCGGCCAGCGCCTGGGTCAACTTGCTGCGGGTGTGCGCCGGGTCGATCTTCTCGTCCACGACGCCGATGTCGATCGCGGAATCGACTCCGCCCGCGATCTTCTCGTGCTCGACGGCCAACTGCTCGTGCAGGGCCTCACGCTCGGCGAGATCTTCCACGGCGGCCAGCTTCTTCTTGTGCAGGATGCCGACCGCGGCCTTGGCGCCCATGACGGCGACCTCGGCATCCGGCCATGCGTAGACCTTCGTCGCACCCAGCGAGCGCGAGTTCATCGCGATGTAGGCGCCGCCGTAGATCTTGCGCGTCACCAGCGTGACCCGCGGAACCGAGCACTCGCCGAACGCGTGCAGCAGCTTGGCTCCGCGCCGCACGACGCCGCCCCACTCCTGATCCACGCCGGGCAGGTAACCGGGAACGTCGACGACGTTGATGATCGGAATCCCGAACGCGTCGCACAGGCGCACGAATCGCGCTGCCTTCTCGGCACTTTCGGAATTCAGGCAGCCGCCGAGACGCAGCGGGTTGTTGGCGATGACGCCGACGGAGCGGCCGGACAACCGACCGAGACCGATGACGATCGACGGGGCCCACTTGGCCTGGAACTCCTCGAACGGCACGCCCTCGTCCAACAATGCCTCGACGAGCGGGTGCACGTCGTAGGCGCGTCGCGCCGACTCCGGCAGCAGCGCGTGCAGGTCGGTGTCGCCCGCTTCGGCCTTGGCCCGGTCGAAATGGCCCTGCTGGCAGAACAATCCGACCAGCCGGCGGCCGCGCTCGTAGGCGTCGAGCTCGTCGTCGGCGACGATGTGGCACACGCCGGACTTCTTGTGGTGGGTGTCCGGGCCGCCGAGGCTCGCCATGTCGACGTCCTCGCCGGTGACGCTGCGCACCACGTCGGGTCCGGTGACGAACACCCGGCTCTCCGGCGCCATCACGATCACGTCGGTGAGGGCGGGTCCGTAGGCCGCACCGCCGGCAGCGAAGCCGACGACGACCGAGATCTGCGGGACGTAGCCGGACGCCCGGATCATCGCCTCGAACACCAGGCCGACCGCGTGCAGCGCCTTGACGCCCTCGGCGAGGCGGGCGCCGCCGGAGTGCCAGATGCCCACGATCGGGCTCTGCTCCTCGATGGCCTGGTCGTAGGCGTCGACGATATGGGCACAGCCCTCGACGCCCATGGCCCCGCCCATGACGGTGCCGTCGGTGCAGAACGCGATGGTGCGCAGCCCGTTGACGGTTCCGGCCGCGGCGAGAACGCCCGAACGGTCGCGCTCGTGGAGCAGTTCGACACTGCCGTCGTCGAAGAAGGTGCTCAGACGCAGCAGCGGGTCACGAGGGTCGAGCGATTCGCCGACTGTCTCGGGCGCCATGGTCGTCATTCAATACCTCCTGTTGCGCTGGATCCCGGGGAGTGTCAGTACTTCCCGAAAGCGAGCGCGACGTTGTGCCCACCGAATCCGAACGAGTTGTTGATCGCGTACTGGTAATTGCCTGACCGCGGTTCACCGGCTACCACGTCCAGATCGATCTCCGGGTCGAGATTTCGCAGGTTCAGCGTCGGCGGAATGATGCCTTCGCGCAACGCCATAACGGTCAGGATGGACTCCACGGCACCGACCGCGCCGACCGAGTGGCCGAGCGCCGCCTTGGGTGCGTACACCGCAGGCTTGTGGCCGCCCATCGCGTTGTTGATCGCCTTGCCCTCGGCCACATC includes:
- the accD5_2 gene encoding propionyl-CoA carboxylase; this encodes MTTMAPETVGESLDPRDPLLRLSTFFDDGSVELLHERDRSGVLAAAGTVNGLRTIAFCTDGTVMGGAMGVEGCAHIVDAYDQAIEEQSPIVGIWHSGGARLAEGVKALHAVGLVFEAMIRASGYVPQISVVVGFAAGGAAYGPALTDVIVMAPESRVFVTGPDVVRSVTGEDVDMASLGGPDTHHKKSGVCHIVADDELDAYERGRRLVGLFCQQGHFDRAKAEAGDTDLHALLPESARRAYDVHPLVEALLDEGVPFEEFQAKWAPSIVIGLGRLSGRSVGVIANNPLRLGGCLNSESAEKAARFVRLCDAFGIPIINVVDVPGYLPGVDQEWGGVVRRGAKLLHAFGECSVPRVTLVTRKIYGGAYIAMNSRSLGATKVYAWPDAEVAVMGAKAAVGILHKKKLAAVEDLAEREALHEQLAVEHEKIAGGVDSAIDIGVVDEKIDPAHTRSKLTQALAEAPARRGRHKNIPL